From Nonlabens sp. Ci31, the proteins below share one genomic window:
- a CDS encoding MFS transporter: MKHNLPRGSKKLLHAWAFYDWANSVYSLVINSAIFPIFYAAISIKAFEEGNVPEMLKGINNESIIIITTAIAFLIVSIISPILSGIADYSGKKKRFLQFFCYLGAICCIGLSMFSFDYLWISLLIYMLALIGFWGSLVFYNSYLPDIAFPEQQDAISAKGFSMGYLGSVLLLVICLALLEGGFYPEEGLLPNNEYFKLYSFQLSFILVGLWWMGFAQYTYKYLPLGTKKDRSDVKNIFTNGFEELKKIGKSLSTNLQMKRYLGAFFIYSMAVQTVMLVATYFGTEEVQWEEDGATMGLIISILLIQLVAIFGAWLASLLSRKLGNIKTLIVINILWAVICVYGYFVVTPMQFYITAGFVGLVMGSIQALSRSTYSKMIPDGNPDTASYFSFYDVAEKIGIVIGMLLFAIVGEISGSMREPILFLIVFFIVGIILLSRVPSLKK, translated from the coding sequence ATGAAACATAATCTTCCTCGAGGCTCAAAAAAATTGCTCCATGCATGGGCATTTTATGATTGGGCAAATTCCGTATATTCTCTAGTAATTAACAGCGCTATTTTCCCTATTTTTTACGCAGCGATTAGTATCAAAGCATTTGAAGAAGGAAACGTACCGGAGATGCTTAAAGGAATAAATAATGAATCTATCATTATTATAACTACCGCGATCGCTTTTTTAATCGTGAGTATTATTTCTCCCATTCTTTCCGGTATTGCTGACTACTCTGGTAAGAAAAAACGCTTTTTACAATTCTTCTGTTATTTAGGAGCTATCTGTTGTATAGGTCTTTCTATGTTTAGCTTTGATTATTTATGGATTAGTTTATTGATTTATATGCTCGCATTGATTGGATTTTGGGGAAGTCTGGTTTTTTATAATTCTTACCTTCCAGACATTGCTTTTCCGGAGCAGCAAGACGCTATAAGTGCTAAGGGGTTTTCTATGGGATATTTAGGAAGTGTACTACTCCTTGTTATTTGTCTGGCATTATTAGAAGGTGGTTTTTACCCAGAAGAGGGTTTGTTGCCAAATAATGAGTATTTCAAACTCTATTCTTTTCAGCTTTCTTTTATACTAGTAGGATTGTGGTGGATGGGTTTTGCCCAATACACTTATAAATACCTTCCTTTAGGAACTAAAAAGGATCGAAGTGATGTCAAAAACATTTTTACCAATGGTTTTGAAGAACTCAAAAAAATAGGGAAGAGTCTATCTACTAATCTACAGATGAAACGTTATTTAGGAGCCTTTTTTATCTATAGTATGGCGGTTCAAACAGTTATGTTAGTAGCAACTTATTTTGGTACAGAAGAAGTGCAATGGGAAGAAGACGGCGCTACCATGGGTTTGATTATCAGTATCCTACTGATCCAGCTGGTAGCTATTTTTGGAGCTTGGTTGGCCAGTTTGCTTTCGCGAAAGCTAGGTAATATCAAAACTCTAATCGTCATTAATATACTGTGGGCAGTTATATGTGTTTATGGATATTTTGTGGTAACTCCTATGCAATTCTACATAACAGCAGGTTTTGTAGGGCTAGTAATGGGGTCTATACAAGCCTTATCACGCAGTACCTATTCTAAGATGATTCCAGATGGAAATCCAGATACGGCATCTTATTTCAGCTTCTATGACGTAGCAGAAAAAATAGGGATCGTGATCGGGATGCTCCTATTTGCCATAGTAGGTGAGATCAGTGGCTCCATGCGAGAGCCTATTTTGTTTTTAATAGTCTTTTTTATAGTGGGGATAATTCTCCTCTCTAGAGTTCCTTCTTTGAAGAAATAA